The proteins below are encoded in one region of Pongo pygmaeus isolate AG05252 chromosome 20, NHGRI_mPonPyg2-v2.0_pri, whole genome shotgun sequence:
- the PLIN5 gene encoding perilipin-5 isoform X1: MSEDEAAQIPRPSVWEQDQQNVVQRVVALPLVRATCTAVCDAYSAAKDRHPLLGSACRLAENCVCGLTTRALDHAQPLLEHLQPQLATMNSLACRGLDKLEEKLPFLQQPSETVVTSAKDAVASSVTGVVDLARRGRRWSVELKRSMSHAMDVVLEKSEELVDHFLPMTEEELAALAAEAEGPEVGSVEDQRKQQGYFVRLGSLSARIRHLAYEHSLGKLRQSKHRAQDTLAQLQETLELIDHMQCGVTPTIPARPGKVHELWGEWGQHPLESCRRSQAELETLVLSRSLTQELQGTVEALESSVRGLPPGAQEKVAEVRRSVDALQTAFADARCFGDVPAAALAEGRGRVARAHACVDELLELVVQAVPLPWLVGPFAPILVERPEPLPDLADLVDEVIGGPDPRWAHLDWPAQQRAWEAQHRDGNRDGDGMGVAGDICEQEPETPSCPVKHTLMPELDF; this comes from the exons ATGTCTGAAGACGAGGCGGCTCAGATCCCCAGACCCAGTGTGTGGGAGCAGGACCAGCAG AACGTGGTGCAGCGTGTGGTGGCTCTGCCCCTGGTCAGGGCCACGTGCACCGCAGTCTGCGATGCTTACAGCGCGGCCAAGGACAGGCACCCGCTGCTGGGCTCCGCCTGCCGCCTGGCTGAGAACTGCGTGTGCGGCCTGACCACCCGTGCCCTGGACCACGCCCAGCCGCTGCTCGAGCACCTGCAGCCCCAGC TGGCCACCATGAACAGTCTCGCCTGCAGAGGCCTGGACAAGCTGGAGGAGAAGCTTCCCTTTCTCCAGCAACCTTCGGAGACG GTGGTGACCTCGGCCAAGGACGCGGTGGCCAGCAGTGTCACGGGTGTGGTGGACCTGGCCCGGCGGGGCCGGCGCTGGAGCGTGGAGCTGAAGCGCTCCATGAGCCATGCCATGGATGTTGTGCTAGAAAAATCAGAGGAGCTCGTGGATCACTTCCTGCCCATGACAGAGGAAGAGCTCG CGGCACTGGCGGCTGAGGCTGAAGGCCCTGAAGTGGGTTCGGTGGAGGATCAGAGGAAACAGCAGGGCTACTTTGTGCGCCTCGGATCCCTGTCAGCGCGGATCCGCCACCTGGCCTACGAGCACtctctggggaaactgaggcagagcaaACACCGTGCCCAGGACACCCTGGCCCAGCTGCAGGAGACGCTGGAGCTG ATAGACCACATGCAGTGTGGGGTGACCCCCACCATCCCGGCCCGCCCTGGGAAGGTGCACGAGCTGTGGGGGGAATGGGGCCAGCACCCTCTGGAGAGCTGCCGCCGGAGCCAG GCAGAACTGGAGACACTGGTGCTGTCCCGCAGCCTGACCCAAGAGCTGCAGGGCACGGTAGAGGCGCTGGAGTCCAGTGTGCGGGGCCTGCCCCCCGGCGCCCAGGAGAAGGTGGCTGAGGTGCGGCGCAGCGTGGACGCCCTGCAGACCGCCTTCGCTGATGCCCGCTGCTTCGGGGACGTGCCAGCGGCCGCGCTGGCCGAGGGCCGGGGTCGTGTGGCCCGCGCGCACGCCTGTGTGGACGAGCTGCTGGAGCTGGTGGTGCAGGCCGTGCCGCTGCCCTGGCTGGTGGGACCCTTCGCGCCCATCCTTGTGGAGCGACCCGAGCCCCTGCCCGACCTGGCAGACCTGGTGGACGAGGTCATCGGGGGCCCTGACCCTCGCTGGGCGCACCTGGACTGGCCGGCCCAGCAGAGAGCCTGGGAGGCCCAGCACAGGGATGGGAATAGGGACGGGGACGGGATGGGTGTTGCCGGGGACATCTGCGAGCAGGAACCCGAGACCCCCAGCTGCCCGGTCAAGCACACCCTGATGCCCGAGCTGGACTTCTGA
- the LRG1 gene encoding leucine-rich alpha-2-glycoprotein isoform X1, with protein MSPWSRQRPKSPGGIQPHLSRTLFLLLLLAASAWGVTLSPKDCQVFRSDRGSSISCQPPADIPSYLPADTVHLAVEFFNLTHLPGNLLQGASKLQELHLSSNGLESLSPEFLRPVPWLRVLDLTRNALTGLPPGLFQASAALDTLVLKENQLEVLEASWLHGLKALGHLDLSGNRLRKLPPGLLANFTLLRTLDLGENQLETLPPDLLRGPLQLERLHLEGNKLQVLGKDLLLPQPDLRYLFLNGNKLARVAAGAFQGLRQLDMLDLSNNSLASVPEGLWASLGQPNRDMRDGFDISGNPWICDQNLSDLYRWLQAQKDKMFSQNDTRCAGPEAVKGQTLLAVAESE; from the exons ATGTCCCCTTGGAGCAGACAGCGACCCAAAAG CCCAGGGGGCATTCAACCCCATCTTTCTAGAACTCTgttcctgctgctgctgttaGCAGCCTCAGCCTGGGGGGTCACCCTGAGCCCCAAAGACTGCCAGGTGTTCCGCTCAGACCGTGGCAGCTCCATCTCCTGTCAACCACCTGCCGACATCCCCAGCTACCTGCCAGCCGACACCGTGCACCTGGCCGTGGAATTCTTCAACCTGACCCACCTGCCAGGCAACCTCCTCCAGGGCGCCTCTAAGCTCCAAGAATTGCACCTCTCCAGCAACGGGCTGGAAAGCCTCTCGCCCGAATTCCTGCGGCCAGTGCCGTGGCTGAGGGTGCTGGATCTAACCCGAAACGCCCTGACCGGGCTGCCCCCGGGCCTCTTCCAGGCCTCAGCCGCCCTGGACACCCTGGTGTTGAAAGAAAACCAGCTGGAGGTCCTAGAGGCCTCGTGGCTGCACGGCCTGAAAGCTCTGGGGCATCTGGACCTGTCTGGGAACCGCCTCCGGAAACTGCCCCCGGGGCTGCTGGCCAACTTCACCCTCCTGCGCACCCTTGACCTTGGGGAGAACCAGTTGGAGACCTTGCCACCTGACCTCCTGAGGGGTCCGCTGCAATTAGAACGGCTACATCTAGAAGGCAACAAATTACAAGTACTGGGAAAGGATCTCCTCTTGCCCCAGCCGGACCTGCGCTACCTTTTCCTGAACGGCAACAAGCTGGCCAGGGTGGCAGCCGGTGCCTTCCAGGGCCTGCGGCAGCTGGACATGCTGGACCTCTCCAATAACTCGCTGGCCAGCGTGCCCGAGGGGCTCTGGGCATCCCTAGGGCAGCCAAACCGGGACATGAGGGATGGCTTCGACATCTCCGGCAACCCCTGGATCTGTGACCAGAACCTGAGCGACCTCTATCGTTGGCTTCAGGCCCAAAAAGACAAGATGTTTTCCCAGAATGACACGCGCTGTGCTGGGCCTGAAGCCGTGAAGGGCCAGACGCTCCTGGCAGTGGCCGAGTCCGAGTGA
- the LRG1 gene encoding leucine-rich alpha-2-glycoprotein isoform X2, with the protein MSPWSRQRPKRTLFLLLLLAASAWGVTLSPKDCQVFRSDRGSSISCQPPADIPSYLPADTVHLAVEFFNLTHLPGNLLQGASKLQELHLSSNGLESLSPEFLRPVPWLRVLDLTRNALTGLPPGLFQASAALDTLVLKENQLEVLEASWLHGLKALGHLDLSGNRLRKLPPGLLANFTLLRTLDLGENQLETLPPDLLRGPLQLERLHLEGNKLQVLGKDLLLPQPDLRYLFLNGNKLARVAAGAFQGLRQLDMLDLSNNSLASVPEGLWASLGQPNRDMRDGFDISGNPWICDQNLSDLYRWLQAQKDKMFSQNDTRCAGPEAVKGQTLLAVAESE; encoded by the exons ATGTCCCCTTGGAGCAGACAGCGACCCAAAAG AACTCTgttcctgctgctgctgttaGCAGCCTCAGCCTGGGGGGTCACCCTGAGCCCCAAAGACTGCCAGGTGTTCCGCTCAGACCGTGGCAGCTCCATCTCCTGTCAACCACCTGCCGACATCCCCAGCTACCTGCCAGCCGACACCGTGCACCTGGCCGTGGAATTCTTCAACCTGACCCACCTGCCAGGCAACCTCCTCCAGGGCGCCTCTAAGCTCCAAGAATTGCACCTCTCCAGCAACGGGCTGGAAAGCCTCTCGCCCGAATTCCTGCGGCCAGTGCCGTGGCTGAGGGTGCTGGATCTAACCCGAAACGCCCTGACCGGGCTGCCCCCGGGCCTCTTCCAGGCCTCAGCCGCCCTGGACACCCTGGTGTTGAAAGAAAACCAGCTGGAGGTCCTAGAGGCCTCGTGGCTGCACGGCCTGAAAGCTCTGGGGCATCTGGACCTGTCTGGGAACCGCCTCCGGAAACTGCCCCCGGGGCTGCTGGCCAACTTCACCCTCCTGCGCACCCTTGACCTTGGGGAGAACCAGTTGGAGACCTTGCCACCTGACCTCCTGAGGGGTCCGCTGCAATTAGAACGGCTACATCTAGAAGGCAACAAATTACAAGTACTGGGAAAGGATCTCCTCTTGCCCCAGCCGGACCTGCGCTACCTTTTCCTGAACGGCAACAAGCTGGCCAGGGTGGCAGCCGGTGCCTTCCAGGGCCTGCGGCAGCTGGACATGCTGGACCTCTCCAATAACTCGCTGGCCAGCGTGCCCGAGGGGCTCTGGGCATCCCTAGGGCAGCCAAACCGGGACATGAGGGATGGCTTCGACATCTCCGGCAACCCCTGGATCTGTGACCAGAACCTGAGCGACCTCTATCGTTGGCTTCAGGCCCAAAAAGACAAGATGTTTTCCCAGAATGACACGCGCTGTGCTGGGCCTGAAGCCGTGAAGGGCCAGACGCTCCTGGCAGTGGCCGAGTCCGAGTGA
- the PLIN5 gene encoding perilipin-5 isoform X2, whose amino-acid sequence MNSLACRGLDKLEEKLPFLQQPSETVVTSAKDAVASSVTGVVDLARRGRRWSVELKRSMSHAMDVVLEKSEELVDHFLPMTEEELAALAAEAEGPEVGSVEDQRKQQGYFVRLGSLSARIRHLAYEHSLGKLRQSKHRAQDTLAQLQETLELIDHMQCGVTPTIPARPGKVHELWGEWGQHPLESCRRSQAELETLVLSRSLTQELQGTVEALESSVRGLPPGAQEKVAEVRRSVDALQTAFADARCFGDVPAAALAEGRGRVARAHACVDELLELVVQAVPLPWLVGPFAPILVERPEPLPDLADLVDEVIGGPDPRWAHLDWPAQQRAWEAQHRDGNRDGDGMGVAGDICEQEPETPSCPVKHTLMPELDF is encoded by the exons ATGAACAGTCTCGCCTGCAGAGGCCTGGACAAGCTGGAGGAGAAGCTTCCCTTTCTCCAGCAACCTTCGGAGACG GTGGTGACCTCGGCCAAGGACGCGGTGGCCAGCAGTGTCACGGGTGTGGTGGACCTGGCCCGGCGGGGCCGGCGCTGGAGCGTGGAGCTGAAGCGCTCCATGAGCCATGCCATGGATGTTGTGCTAGAAAAATCAGAGGAGCTCGTGGATCACTTCCTGCCCATGACAGAGGAAGAGCTCG CGGCACTGGCGGCTGAGGCTGAAGGCCCTGAAGTGGGTTCGGTGGAGGATCAGAGGAAACAGCAGGGCTACTTTGTGCGCCTCGGATCCCTGTCAGCGCGGATCCGCCACCTGGCCTACGAGCACtctctggggaaactgaggcagagcaaACACCGTGCCCAGGACACCCTGGCCCAGCTGCAGGAGACGCTGGAGCTG ATAGACCACATGCAGTGTGGGGTGACCCCCACCATCCCGGCCCGCCCTGGGAAGGTGCACGAGCTGTGGGGGGAATGGGGCCAGCACCCTCTGGAGAGCTGCCGCCGGAGCCAG GCAGAACTGGAGACACTGGTGCTGTCCCGCAGCCTGACCCAAGAGCTGCAGGGCACGGTAGAGGCGCTGGAGTCCAGTGTGCGGGGCCTGCCCCCCGGCGCCCAGGAGAAGGTGGCTGAGGTGCGGCGCAGCGTGGACGCCCTGCAGACCGCCTTCGCTGATGCCCGCTGCTTCGGGGACGTGCCAGCGGCCGCGCTGGCCGAGGGCCGGGGTCGTGTGGCCCGCGCGCACGCCTGTGTGGACGAGCTGCTGGAGCTGGTGGTGCAGGCCGTGCCGCTGCCCTGGCTGGTGGGACCCTTCGCGCCCATCCTTGTGGAGCGACCCGAGCCCCTGCCCGACCTGGCAGACCTGGTGGACGAGGTCATCGGGGGCCCTGACCCTCGCTGGGCGCACCTGGACTGGCCGGCCCAGCAGAGAGCCTGGGAGGCCCAGCACAGGGATGGGAATAGGGACGGGGACGGGATGGGTGTTGCCGGGGACATCTGCGAGCAGGAACCCGAGACCCCCAGCTGCCCGGTCAAGCACACCCTGATGCCCGAGCTGGACTTCTGA